Proteins from one bacterium genomic window:
- the tilS gene encoding tRNA lysidine(34) synthetase TilS gives MGRATSRRLLRRGRLHRAPLSEIFRKNHPGQPLPYLAVHVHHGLRGARGDRDAAHAEAFCREHEIPFRCLRVEVDPAAGPGLEAAARKARREVWAKLAAEARARAIVLAHTRDDQAETVLMRLFEGSGIRGLAGMRRAVPLSEPHPPGASAFTILRPMLSLSREEIRGYLRARGAEWVEDETNADEGRLRNLLRNRVIPSLEDALGMDVQERIVAAAHHLSGAAEVLDAAARAAAEKYLADSGGGITVCSLDEVREMPPALRTALWRIALERVCDRAAGGKRRPLERLCEGVDGLVMEGGPSASLDLPGGAVVRRIYDELVFGPFPPPEFFSGEEVPLACPGRTYHAGLGVSVEAELFSGDVSVLPSAAVLLDADLLPSPWVVRNRREGDRFRPEGKRKPRKLKDYFIEEKIPRAERDGIPLLVAGGEVAWVVGHGISENFRCREGTRNYLRLSVHSAPAGRTPA, from the coding sequence ATGGGGCGCGCCACTTCTCGTCGGCTTCTCCGGCGGGGGAGACTCCACCGCGCTCCGCTGTCTGAAATTTTCCGCAAAAACCATCCGGGACAGCCGCTTCCCTATCTGGCCGTCCACGTTCATCACGGCCTGCGCGGCGCCCGCGGAGATCGCGATGCCGCGCACGCGGAGGCGTTCTGCAGGGAACATGAGATCCCCTTCCGCTGCCTCCGGGTGGAGGTGGACCCCGCTGCCGGGCCGGGGCTCGAGGCCGCCGCCCGCAAGGCGAGAAGGGAAGTTTGGGCCAAATTGGCGGCAGAGGCGCGCGCGCGCGCGATCGTGCTGGCGCACACCCGGGACGATCAGGCCGAAACCGTGCTGATGCGCCTGTTCGAGGGCAGCGGCATCCGCGGGCTCGCGGGGATGCGGCGGGCCGTGCCGCTGTCAGAGCCGCATCCGCCCGGCGCTTCCGCCTTCACCATCCTGCGGCCGATGCTCTCCCTTTCGCGGGAGGAGATTCGGGGCTACCTTCGCGCCCGGGGCGCGGAATGGGTGGAGGATGAAACGAACGCGGACGAGGGGCGGCTCCGCAATCTTTTGCGCAACCGGGTCATTCCCTCGCTGGAGGATGCGCTCGGGATGGATGTGCAGGAGCGCATCGTGGCGGCTGCGCATCATTTGAGCGGGGCGGCCGAGGTCCTCGATGCCGCCGCCCGGGCAGCCGCGGAAAAATACTTGGCCGACTCCGGCGGGGGGATCACTGTCTGCTCCCTGGACGAGGTTCGGGAGATGCCCCCGGCGCTGCGGACCGCCCTGTGGCGAATCGCGCTCGAGCGGGTGTGCGACCGCGCAGCGGGCGGCAAAAGGCGGCCCCTGGAGCGTCTCTGCGAGGGGGTGGATGGCCTCGTGATGGAAGGCGGGCCCTCGGCGTCGCTGGATCTGCCGGGGGGCGCCGTGGTGCGGCGCATCTACGATGAGCTGGTGTTCGGACCCTTCCCGCCCCCTGAATTTTTCTCGGGCGAGGAGGTTCCGCTTGCCTGTCCAGGCCGGACCTATCACGCGGGGCTCGGGGTGAGCGTGGAAGCCGAGCTGTTCTCGGGGGATGTCTCCGTGCTGCCGTCTGCGGCCGTCCTGCTGGACGCCGATCTCCTTCCGTCGCCCTGGGTGGTGCGGAACCGCCGGGAGGGAGACCGCTTCCGGCCGGAGGGGAAACGGAAACCCAGGAAACTCAAGGATTACTTCATCGAGGAGAAGATTCCCCGGGCCGAACGCGACGGCATTCCGCTGTTGGTGGCCGGCGGAGAGGTGGCCTGGGTCGTGGGGCACGGTATTTCGGAGAACTTCCGTTGCAGGGAGGGGACCCGTAACTATCTGCGGCTTTCCGTGCATTCCGCCCCGGCAGGCCGTACCCCCGCCTAG
- a CDS encoding pyridoxine 5'-phosphate synthase encodes MPKLCVNVDHVATIRQARRTDEPDPVAAALIAERSGAVGITVHLREDRRHIQDRDLRILRQVVRGKLNLEMAAIPEMQDIALDIGPEQATLVPERREEITTEGGLDAAGQLERLREFISPLRADGISVSLFIDPERKQVEAAREIGADYIELNTGGYAEAGSRHAAEEQLKALRAAAETAHGLGLGVHAGHGLTYLNVEPVVGLPYLEELNIGHSIVAHAVFVGFEQAVREMARLIGA; translated from the coding sequence ATGCCCAAGCTGTGCGTCAACGTGGACCATGTGGCCACCATCCGCCAGGCGCGCCGGACCGATGAGCCCGATCCGGTGGCCGCTGCCCTGATCGCCGAGCGATCGGGAGCGGTGGGTATCACCGTCCACCTCCGGGAGGATCGGCGGCATATCCAGGATCGCGATCTGCGGATTCTGCGTCAGGTGGTGCGCGGAAAGCTGAATCTCGAGATGGCGGCCATCCCCGAAATGCAGGACATTGCGCTCGACATCGGTCCCGAACAGGCGACCCTCGTTCCCGAGCGGCGCGAGGAGATCACCACCGAGGGCGGACTCGACGCCGCCGGTCAGCTTGAAAGGCTCCGGGAGTTCATTTCGCCGCTTCGCGCGGACGGAATTTCCGTGAGCCTGTTCATCGATCCCGAACGGAAGCAAGTCGAAGCCGCGCGCGAGATCGGGGCGGACTACATCGAGCTCAACACCGGCGGCTACGCCGAGGCCGGGAGCAGACATGCCGCCGAAGAGCAGTTGAAGGCCCTCCGCGCGGCGGCGGAAACGGCGCATGGCCTGGGGCTGGGCGTGCATGCCGGCCACGGGCTGACCTACCTCAATGTCGAGCCGGTTGTCGGACTACCGTACCTCGAAGAACTGAATATCGGACACAGCATCGTGGCGCACGCTGTTTTTGTCGGTTTTGAGCAGGCGGTGCGAGAGATGGCCCGCCTGATCGGCGCCTAG
- the ftsH gene encoding ATP-dependent zinc metalloprotease FtsH produces the protein MNQFYKNLALWLVIGLVMVGLFQAFNGARTLDRTVIYSDFLRTVEDGQVSEVLIQGENIRGRYVSGKIFQTYAPKDVALIETLRKKGVRISAQPVEQNSWYMNLLLSWFPMLVLLGVWIFFMRQMQVGGSKALSFGKSKARLVNEAAKKKVTFRDVAGIEEAKEELEEIVDFLKDPQKFTRLGARIPKGVLLVGPPGTGKTLLAKSIAGEADVPFFSISGSDFVEMFVGVGASRVRDLFEQGKANAPCIIFIDEIDAVGRHRGAGLGGGHDEREQTLNQLLVELDGFESNDGVILIAATNRPDVLDPALMRPGRFDRQVVVSLPDIKGRLAILEVHARNLTLSDDVELEVTARGTPRYAGADLANLLNEAALLAAGRNKQSITMVDLADAKDKVMMGKARRSMVLNEKEKRNTAYHEAGHALVSLLTPGTDPVEKVTIIPRGFSLGSTWSLPEEDRYSEDRIYLLTQIDCLMGGRAAEILVFDTMTTGAKMDIQTATDLARKMVCEWGMSDNLGPLAYGKRHEQIFLGRELSQSRDYSEEVAIAIDNEVKGIVVSGYERAWKLLSDNRDKLDLLAQALLDYETIDTKDIKSLMGSGEMPKHRQVVPKSPKETPVPASGETRTPPKGSRTPPPDLAPGPA, from the coding sequence TTGAATCAATTTTATAAAAACCTCGCTCTGTGGCTGGTCATCGGTTTGGTGATGGTGGGTCTTTTCCAGGCCTTCAACGGCGCCAGAACGCTCGATCGTACCGTCATTTACAGCGATTTCCTGCGTACGGTTGAAGACGGGCAAGTCAGCGAAGTGCTCATCCAGGGAGAGAACATCCGCGGCCGGTACGTGAGCGGAAAGATATTCCAGACCTACGCCCCCAAGGATGTCGCTCTCATCGAAACCCTCCGGAAAAAAGGCGTGCGCATCAGCGCCCAGCCGGTGGAGCAGAACTCCTGGTACATGAACCTGCTCCTGAGTTGGTTCCCGATGCTGGTGCTCCTCGGCGTATGGATTTTCTTCATGCGCCAGATGCAGGTCGGCGGCTCGAAGGCGCTTTCCTTCGGCAAGAGCAAGGCGCGCCTCGTCAACGAAGCAGCCAAGAAGAAGGTGACCTTCCGGGATGTGGCCGGCATCGAGGAGGCCAAGGAGGAGCTCGAGGAGATTGTTGACTTCCTGAAGGATCCGCAAAAGTTCACCCGGCTGGGCGCGCGCATTCCGAAGGGCGTCCTGCTCGTGGGTCCCCCCGGAACCGGAAAGACACTTCTGGCGAAAAGCATCGCCGGCGAGGCGGATGTTCCCTTCTTCTCGATCAGCGGCTCGGACTTCGTCGAGATGTTCGTCGGCGTCGGCGCCTCCCGGGTGCGCGATCTGTTCGAGCAGGGGAAGGCCAACGCGCCCTGCATCATCTTCATCGACGAGATCGATGCCGTGGGCAGGCACCGCGGGGCGGGCCTCGGAGGTGGGCACGATGAGCGCGAGCAAACCCTCAACCAGCTCCTCGTCGAGCTCGATGGGTTCGAATCCAACGATGGCGTCATCCTGATCGCCGCCACCAACCGGCCGGATGTGCTCGACCCTGCGCTCATGCGCCCGGGCCGCTTCGACCGGCAGGTGGTCGTGAGTCTTCCCGACATCAAAGGCCGGCTCGCGATACTGGAAGTGCATGCGAGAAATCTCACGCTCTCCGACGATGTGGAGCTTGAGGTCACCGCCCGCGGAACGCCGCGCTATGCGGGTGCCGATCTGGCCAATCTCCTGAACGAGGCGGCACTTCTGGCCGCTGGCCGGAACAAGCAATCCATCACCATGGTCGATCTGGCGGACGCCAAGGACAAGGTCATGATGGGCAAGGCGCGCCGGAGCATGGTGCTCAACGAGAAGGAAAAGCGGAACACGGCCTATCACGAGGCGGGCCATGCGCTGGTGTCGCTTCTCACCCCCGGCACCGATCCGGTCGAGAAGGTCACGATCATCCCCCGCGGCTTTTCGCTGGGGAGCACCTGGTCGCTTCCGGAGGAGGATCGCTACAGCGAGGACCGGATTTATCTTTTGACGCAGATCGACTGCCTGATGGGCGGACGCGCCGCCGAGATTCTCGTTTTCGACACCATGACGACCGGCGCCAAGATGGATATTCAGACGGCGACAGACCTCGCGCGGAAGATGGTCTGCGAATGGGGGATGAGCGACAATCTGGGGCCGCTGGCCTACGGCAAGAGACACGAGCAGATTTTCCTGGGCCGCGAACTCTCTCAGAGCCGCGACTACAGCGAGGAGGTGGCCATCGCCATCGACAACGAGGTGAAGGGCATCGTCGTCTCGGGCTACGAGCGGGCATGGAAGCTGCTGAGCGACAACCGCGACAAGCTGGACCTTCTGGCCCAGGCTCTGCTGGATTACGAGACCATCGACACCAAGGACATCAAGTCATTGATGGGCAGCGGCGAGATGCCCAAGCACCGCCAGGTGGTCCCGAAATCGCCGAAGGAAACTCCGGTACCCGCTTCCGGAGAAACGCGCACGCCCCCGAAGGGCTCGCGGACGCCGCCTCCCGATTTGGCGCCTGGCCCGGCCTAG